In Bacteroides cellulosilyticus, the genomic stretch CTTTACATTGGCTGGTATAGTGATGCTCTCCAGTTTCTTTTTACCTGCATTATAGAAAGCGTAAGCACTGATTTCTGTTAGTTCAGCATTCAACAGGACTTTACGGAGCGAGTCACAACCATTGAATGCACGGGCACCTATCTTGCGAATGCTGTTAGGCAGACCGATGGAGTCAAGAGCTGTACAGTTATTGAAAGTATTGGACGGAATCTCTGTCAAGACAGTGTTGAATTTGACTTTCTTCAGTTGGGTGCAAGTATTGAAGACCTCTTCTCCGATAGTAGTGACCTTTGCAGGAAATGTAAATGAGCGTAAAGCGGTTGAGCTGAAAGCTGATCTTCCAATCTTAGTAACGTTTTCGCCTAATACGATTTCTTGCAGTTTACTCTTATTACTCAATAAGTTGTCGGGAATTTCTGTAACAGATACGCCGAAGCTAATCTTTCGCATGTTTGCAAAACTGGAAGCGATATTGATAATTTCGGGAATGGTATTGTCTACCGTCACTTCACGTATACTGTCGCATTCTCCAAATGCATTATTTGCTATTTGGGTAATTTGCTTACCGAGAATAATGGAGCGCAAGCTATCGCAATTATAGAATGCCATTTCAGGAATCTGGGTTAGCTTGCTGGGAAGCGTAAGTGTACGCAGACCGGCACCGTTAAAAGCAGAAGTTCCCAGGTTAGTTATAGTTTCTGGGAAGCTGAATGATGCCAGAGAGGTACATCCGCTAAAAGCGTTGTTACCGATTGTTTTTACCTTCTTTCCTAAGATTACTTTCGTGAGTTTTGCCTGCCCGCTGAATGCACTGTTGATTTCTTCGATTCCATCACCGAAAGTTACTGAGGTAATGTTAGGTGTGTCGCGGAAAGCTCCGGAGTAATCGGACACAATAGTCTTGAGGCTATCGCCAAGCACTACGGTTGTTAGATTAGGACAGGAGGCAAATGTACGTTCACGCAGTTCTTTTACTTTATTAGGTATTGTGATATTAGTCAATCCTGCTCCACTAAAAGCATACCCTCCCAATGTTTGCAGACTATCTGGCAGCGTGATATTTGTCAACGCTGCACATCCGGCAAAAGCATAATCTCCGATAGTTCTTGCTGTATTGGGGATGTTGATACTTTTTAATGCGGTGCATCCGTTGAATGCACTATTTCCAATGACTGTTATACTATCTCCTAAAACTACTGTGGTAAGATTAGCCTGTCCTCCAAACGCATTGTTGATCTCTTTCATTCCTTTTCCAAACTTGACCGTAGTAATGTTGGGGGTTTCATAGAATGTTGCGGAATAATCAGCAACAATGCTTTCAAGACTATCGCCAAGCACAACTGTTTTTAGGTTAGGACAGGAAGCGAAGGTACGTTCCCTTAAGGTCTTTAGTTTGTTTGGTATCGTAATGCTTTCCAATCCAGCTCCAATGAATGAGTATGCACCCAATGCCCGTAGGCTGTCAGGTAATTTAATATCTTTCAGCCCCGCACATCCGTTGAAAGCATAATCTTCTATGGTAGTTGCGGTATTAGGAATATTAATGCTGCTTAATTGAGCGCATCCGGCAAATGCACTACCTCCAATGGTTTTCACACTATCACCCAATATCACTGTAGTAAGATTAGTTTTTCCATTGAACAGGGCAGGAATTGTGGTAAGTTTCGGACTGAAATATACCTTTTCTATATTAGGACAGTTCTCAAAAACATTGTTATATGAATGTATGCTATTCACGCCTTTTCCCATGTTGACAATTCGGAGTTTCTCGCAATTGGCAAAAATTCTGTTGTCTAGGTATGCCAATGAATCGGGGAAAGCGATGCTATCCAGACTATTACAACCTATGAAAGCTTCTGGGTTAATTGCCTTTAAATTTTTAGGAAAGATAATCTCCTTTAAATTCGCACATCCGGCAAATGTACTATTGCCAATTGTTTTTAAAGAATCCGGCAAAGTGATATGCTCTAATGCTGCACATCCGTTGAAAGTGCCATTCAATTCTCTAAATCCTTTTCCTAAAGTGATATTTGCCAATTTGGCCTTTCCGCTGAATTGAGCATTAAGAGTGGTTAATCCATCACCAATAATCAGCGTTGTAATGTTGTTACATCCTTCGAATGCCGCTTCCTGATAGTAACCGCCGATATTGGTCACTCCATTTCCTATCTTTACCGTTTCCAGTGCCATACATCCATTGAAGGTATATCGCTGAATGCTTTCCACTTTATCGGGGATTGCGATTTCTGTCAGGCTGCTGCAGTTCGTAAAAGCTTGTTCTCCGATGTTTTTCAAGCTGTCATTCAGAATTATGCCGTTCAGTTTACTACAATTATAGAATGCTGCCGCACCGATGGTACGGGTACTGTCGGGGAAGTTTATTGTAGTAAGGCTGGTACATCCATTGAAGGTGTTATCGCCGATCGTTCTTAATTCGTCCGGTAATGTAATCGTTTCCAATGCTGTACATTCGTTGAAGGTTCCGTGCAGTTCTTTGAAACCTTTTCCTAAAGTGATATTTGCCAGTTTGGTCTTTCCGCTGAATTGAGTGTTAAGAGTGGTCAACCCATCACCGATAATCAGCGTTGTAATGTTGTTACATCCTTCGAATGCCGCTTCCTGATAGTAACCGCCGATATTGGTCACTCCATTTCCTATCTTTACCGTTTCCAGTGCCGTACATCCATTGAAGGTATATCGCTGAATGCTTTCCACTTTATCGGGGATTGCGATTTCTGTCAGGCTGCTGCAGTTCGTAAAAGCTTGTTCTCCGATGTTTTTCAAGCTGTCATTCAGAATTATGCCGTTCAGTTTACTACAATTATAGAATGCCGTCGTACCGATGGTACGGGTACTGTCGGGGAAGTTTATTGTAGTAAGGCCGGTACATCCATTGAAAGTGTTATCGCCGATCGTTCTTAATTCGTCCGGTAATGTAATCGTTTCTAATGCCGTACATCCGTTGAAGGTTCCGTGCAGTTCCTGAAGATTCTTGCCCAAAGTGACGGAAGTAAGTTTCGTTTTTCCTGTGAATTGGTTGTTTAGTTTTGTTATCCCGTCACCAATGACTAAAGTTGTAAGATTATCACATCCCTCGAAGACCGGAGTTTGATAATATCCACCAAGCGATGTTACTCCATTTCCTATTTTCACGGTTTCCAGTCCTGAACATCCTGTGAAGGCATATCCATCTATATTCTGCAGAAGTTCCGGAATTACAACTTCTTTCAGGTTTGTACATCCTTGGAATGAACTACCTTCAAGAGTACGGAGTGCGGAAGGCAATGCGATGCTTTCTAATGCGGGACAGTTTAGGAAAGCCTGGCTTCCGATGAAATTCACGCTTTCCGGTATGACGACTTGTTTCAAAGAAGGACTTTCCGCAAATGCAGAACTTTCTATTCGGGTGATACCGGTCGGCAGGATAATTGTCTCCAGAGTAGTGCTACTGTGAAAGAAAGAGTTTCCTACTGTATTGTTTTCTAAAGTAGCTTCGCTTAAGTCCAGTGTCTTTAGTGCCGTTGCCTTGATTTTCAGAAAGTCTATATCCGTTTTATTGATTGAACCGGAAAGTTTTACGGAAATGATATTTGGGAGCTCTGCTTCCGGAATAAGCGTATTAATCGTACCGGGAGTTGTTACGTTGTATTGGTGGCTGAATGCTCCGCTATAGGCTCTCAATGTTATTTCTTTGGTTCCATAATTTGTAGAAACAATAGCCTTTCCTTCAATATTGCCTTCAGTTGTGGAGGTCAAAGTCACAGGTATGGTGATTTTTTGCAAAGAGCTGATTGTTTGAGTGTAATCGCCTATGCTGAAAGGAGCTTCCGTTGTGATGCTGTTGATGGTGACAGCTTCTGTTCCAATGTTTGTCAGATGTACTTCTTTTGTTATAGGGGTGTTTACAGTCACATTGCCGAAGTATATCTGGGAGTCGCATATAGGGCGTCCCACTCCTGCCACGACAAAGGCATCCGGAGTGATGAAAATGTTCCTGACTTGAGCTTCATCAAATCCGGCAGTGGTACCTCCATTTTTTTGGTATGACCATTTAATGGTGTGTACACCAGGGGCTAATTGATGAGTTACTTCTGAAAAATTGGCCATATCGGTTCCACCGATAGATTGAATTTCTCGACCATCTACATAGAAGTAAAGCCTGTCGGAATATTCACTGTTTACATACCATTCAAAAGATATTGTGGCATCAAATGTCAATTCAAACGTGGTACTAAACCATCCTTCCGAGTTATCATCCTTATTTGTACTTTGTACTTTTCCCCCACCTGCGCTCCATGCATTCGTTGTCGAATGTTGGAATGTTAATGGAAAAGAGCCTTCTTTCAGTGCATTTTCTGCAAATGTATCCGTCTCCTGTATTGCGGACATGCCTGCGTAGGCACTTACGCCTACGAGACACATTATTAATATATAACTTGCTATTTTTTTCATGATCGTTATCTATTTTAATTAATTACCGGGGTTTTCCATATCATCATCGCCCGGTACCGGGTTGATAGGAGTGGTGAACGTATAGGTACTGGTAACTACTGTACCCTTACTATTCGTGGCAAATGCCCGGATATAATAAGTCGTATTCTCTTGCAATTCGGTCATTTCGAATGTCAACAGATTATTGGTTGGGTCCTTCCATTCCTTAACATTGTCTGCTGCACCCGGGGTATTGTTTGTTTTACTCCAATAGAAGCCGGCTTTGGTTATGGTGAGATTACCGTTGCTATTGATGCGCGCGGTAGCTTTAGCGCTGTTCAGCGTGATTTCGTTTACAGACAAATCACCTATACTTGGTTCGTAGGTCGCTGTAGTGGTAAAAGAAGTCATACTGTTGTAGGCCAATCCGGCTTCGTTCTTAGAATATGCTCTTACATAATAGGTTACGCCCGGTTGCAATCCTGTCAGAGAGTGTGAGAAAGTGTTGCCATCGGTTGTTATGTCTTTATGAGAGTCGGCGATCGTTGGTTCTGGATTTGTACTGCTCCAACAGAAACCTTTTTGACTGATCTTACCATTATTTGTGTTATAAATCGTTGTAGACAATGTGGCACTTGTAGTGGTGATAGCAGAGACATCTGTAGAATACATTTCCGGTGTGGTTATATTGGTAGTAGTGAATGTTTGCGAATCACTGAATCCTGTTCCTACACCGTTCGTGGCGTATGCCCATACATAATAAGTTTTTCCGAACGTCAAACCGGTGATAGTTAGATTGAATTGATCGCCTGTCACCTTTTGTGATGCGTCTGCCTTTAGATCAGGTGCCTTGCCGGTTGTGTTCCAGCAGAAACCTTTCTCCGTAATGGCAGAATTACCATTGTCATTAATGGAACTGAAAACGTATGCAGAGTTAATGGTCGTTGAATTTACGATAGGCATGGATAATGTGGGAACATTCAATGCAGTCGTCGTGAATTCGGAAGATGATGTATAACTGATACCAGCTTCATTTTCTGCAAATGCACGTACATAATAGCGTGTCCCATTGGTCAACCCGGTCAATTTATAAGTAAATGTCATACCTTTGTCTTCTATCAACTGTTTGGAATCGGTAATGGTAGGATTACTGTTGGTAGTACTCCAGCAGAAACCTTTCTTTGAGATTGTTCCGTTATTGGCACTGCTAATGGTAGAAGTAAAGGTGGCTTCGCTGATACCTACATTGCTTATATTCACGTAATATTCCATCGACGGTTCTTGTATGCTTACGGTTGTAAATGTGTTAGCTTGGCTATATCCTGTTCCCACACTATTCTTCGCATAAGCCCATACATAATAGGTTTTACCAAACTCCAGTTCGTTAAGAACGAATGTGAACTGATCTCCTTCAACTTTCTTAGAAGTCTTCAGATCAGGTGTACCGGTAGTATTCCAGCAGAATCCTTTTTCGGATACAGTTGCATTACCGTTACTTTCTATAGAACTGACAACTTTAGCCGAGGTCGTTGTGATATCACTG encodes the following:
- a CDS encoding leucine-rich repeat protein encodes the protein MKKIASYILIMCLVGVSAYAGMSAIQETDTFAENALKEGSFPLTFQHSTTNAWSAGGGKVQSTNKDDNSEGWFSTTFELTFDATISFEWYVNSEYSDRLYFYVDGREIQSIGGTDMANFSEVTHQLAPGVHTIKWSYQKNGGTTAGFDEAQVRNIFITPDAFVVAGVGRPICDSQIYFGNVTVNTPITKEVHLTNIGTEAVTINSITTEAPFSIGDYTQTISSLQKITIPVTLTSTTEGNIEGKAIVSTNYGTKEITLRAYSGAFSHQYNVTTPGTINTLIPEAELPNIISVKLSGSINKTDIDFLKIKATALKTLDLSEATLENNTVGNSFFHSSTTLETIILPTGITRIESSAFAESPSLKQVVIPESVNFIGSQAFLNCPALESIALPSALRTLEGSSFQGCTNLKEVVIPELLQNIDGYAFTGCSGLETVKIGNGVTSLGGYYQTPVFEGCDNLTTLVIGDGITKLNNQFTGKTKLTSVTLGKNLQELHGTFNGCTALETITLPDELRTIGDNTFNGCTGLTTINFPDSTRTIGTTAFYNCSKLNGIILNDSLKNIGEQAFTNCSSLTEIAIPDKVESIQRYTFNGCTALETVKIGNGVTNIGGYYQEAAFEGCNNITTLIIGDGLTTLNTQFSGKTKLANITLGKGFKELHGTFNECTALETITLPDELRTIGDNTFNGCTSLTTINFPDSTRTIGAAAFYNCSKLNGIILNDSLKNIGEQAFTNCSSLTEIAIPDKVESIQRYTFNGCMALETVKIGNGVTNIGGYYQEAAFEGCNNITTLIIGDGLTTLNAQFSGKAKLANITLGKGFRELNGTFNGCAALEHITLPDSLKTIGNSTFAGCANLKEIIFPKNLKAINPEAFIGCNSLDSIAFPDSLAYLDNRIFANCEKLRIVNMGKGVNSIHSYNNVFENCPNIEKVYFSPKLTTIPALFNGKTNLTTVILGDSVKTIGGSAFAGCAQLSSINIPNTATTIEDYAFNGCAGLKDIKLPDSLRALGAYSFIGAGLESITIPNKLKTLRERTFASCPNLKTVVLGDSLESIVADYSATFYETPNITTVKFGKGMKEINNAFGGQANLTTVVLGDSITVIGNSAFNGCTALKSINIPNTARTIGDYAFAGCAALTNITLPDSLQTLGGYAFSGAGLTNITIPNKVKELRERTFASCPNLTTVVLGDSLKTIVSDYSGAFRDTPNITSVTFGDGIEEINSAFSGQAKLTKVILGKKVKTIGNNAFSGCTSLASFSFPETITNLGTSAFNGAGLRTLTLPSKLTQIPEMAFYNCDSLRSIILGKQITQIANNAFGECDSIREVTVDNTIPEIINIASSFANMRKISFGVSVTEIPDNLLSNKSKLQEIVLGENVTKIGRSAFSSTALRSFTFPAKVTTIGEEVFNTCTQLKKVKFNTVLTEIPSNTFNNCTALDSIGLPNSIRKIGARAFNGCDSLRKVLLNAELTEISAYAFYNAGKKKLESITIPANVKSIGEYAFAGCDTLSTIVLGAAIDSIAGYAFQNCRNLKTITLPANTRILGSNLFEGTGISSLVIPDKVVSLNETFRGLNEKLTSVTIGNGMTQLPEAMFSGFSQLKSAKLGSGLTKVPQNTFWGCSNLTNVTIGENVTNLDAYSFAYCTALKDLTIPEKVTVIHPDAFYQTSIGQFTLNMENIPDYAFNNRSDVTKFVLGTKVKSIGIQAFNNTNISEITFPATLTTIKERAFYGTKLKAVTIPASVTTIGENAFGYCNELTTVTIGAGSTRIGESAFAQNNALSTVIMQEGGTKVIAPYAFNSCNNLQKVTLATSDSIGQYAFASCNKLAEIHIPTRKIGKYAFQSCTTLSKVSFAEGLDSICSYAFNGANTIKSLIFPNSLAYIGNAAFSYDDYNWSSSNKIESITFGTGLKEVGERAFYDSPKLTRIELKDNVEFIGKQAFGNCTNVRSITVGRSIKTVQPGAFSGTSELLAIHWNSDTKITEDCLSPAKNCLMYVTAKTEVPTKWYNIIRDGVADSIDIADKYTYNCETAFKAKKIVFRKTFSLQTGRGESKGWESIALPFDVTSVMFGSRKLAPFGTDMTNATPFWLRELNLDKGFSSATGIVAHKPYIIAVPNNSTYDEDYNVSGEVEFIAASTAGVDIPATPTTLEKSEGPSFDLVPTFTTVPQDIEVYALNSDWQYTNETLGSMFERDSRSIRPFEAYVVNKLEFSGASAPRMYSIGGNGDITGLGDMIQKDAESLKVYSKHGIIYIHTDKDRTINIYNTTGMLVRTVDAIEGENQVNGLVEGVYFLEGKKVLVTK